The following DNA comes from Pirellulales bacterium.
CGGGCTGCTGCCGGGCAGCGTGATGGATAAGTTCGAATTCCGGGCCGTGAATCAGAACCTGTCGCAATGCGTGAAGATCACCGAAAAGGGAGACAGCGATTTCGCTCCCGGCACCATCGTGCCCAAGGATGCGCTGGAGCAGGTCAACGCTCAGATCGAAGCCCTCGGCGGCGAACCGTGCAAGGGCACCAAGCCCAAGCCGGCCACTGCCAGCACCCAGTTGCTCGGGATCACCAAGGCGGCCGTGCAAAGCTCCAGCTTCATCTCGGCCGCTAGCTTCCAGGAAACCACCAAAGTGCTCACCGAAGCGGCCTTGGCCGGCAAGGTGGACCACTTGGTAGGCCTGAAGGAAAACGTGATCCTCGGCCACTTGATTCCCGCCGGAACCGGCTTCCACACCTTCCAAGGCTCGGAAGTCCGAATCCGCAAGGAGGCGCTCGAAGCCTTGGCCCACGAACCGGAACGCGTCCTGCCTCGCCATTTCCCACTCCTGGAAACCGGCGATGCAGGCTCAAAAACTGCGACCGCCGAAGCCCCGGCCGCCACGAGCCTCGACTCCCTGCTCGGCGGCGACGGCAAAGCCGGCAAAGGCTAAAGACACGGCGCGCGATTGTCGCCGAAAACGGCGGCCCGAACTACGACGAGGGCTCCGATTCGGCGAGGGGGGCGGCCCGTAGCACTGCATGGGGCGAAACTGACCCTATGCCGCGCTAAACCAACGCGAATACAAGAAGACGAGCCCGTGGTTTTAAGAACCCCGGGCTTCGTCCGATCTTTGGGGCAAAAATAGGCGGCGGATGGACGGCGCAAAAGCCGACACGCAAGTCGAGCCCCTTGGGACGCCCTCTTCACTTGCCTCGGCGCGGACGCGAAAATGTCGCTACGATTCCGGCGGCGCGCGTGGGTTGGCGCGCCGCGTTGATCCTCGCCGGAGATGTCTTCGTGCGGTGTAACCCGGGCGTCGCCATGCAATGGATCCGATTCAGCGACCTAACCGGGCCGGAGAGCAGGTAAGCGACGATCCGAGTAAACTGAGAATCCTCACGAAGAAACCTTATTGCCCACCTTGGGAGGGTTTTGCAATGCAAACGCAAACCGACAGCCAATTGGTCGCCAAGAAATGTGTTCCCTGTGAAGGGGGCGTGCCCAAGTATTCCTGGGCCGAGGCAGAAGAGCAGTTAAAATCCCTCGACGGCTGGCATCTGACACACGACGGCCAGCGGGTTCGCAAGGACTGGCTGGTCAAAAACTTCATGGCCGGGATGGATTTTTTCAACGCCGTCGCTCGGCTCGCGGAAGACGAGCAGCATCATCCCGATCTGCATCTCGAGGGCTACCGAAACGCGTGGATCGAAATCTGGACGCACGCCATCGGTGGCCTTTCGGAAAACGATTTCATCCTGGCAGCTAAAATCGATCGCCTGCCCGTGACGTTGAAGGGCGGCTAGAGATCGGCCCTTCAATATGCAATTGGTCCCGCCGCTAAAGCATTGGGCTCCAGCCGCCCACGGCCTGCGGCGGGGCTGCGAATTGATCGGGATGCAGCAGGTGGGCGACGACTTCGAGACTATCGACCAGCCGGGGGCCCGATCGATTGAGATATGCGTTGCCATCGACGGCGAAAACCCGTCCGTTGCGAACGGCCGTCATTCCTTGCCAACCTGAAATTCTCGTCAATGCCCGCGCTTCGTCGAGCGTGCGGTTCAATTCGAAGCCGCAAGGGCTGATGAGGATCACTTGCGGATCGTAAGCGAGCACGTCGGGCCAAGCATGATACGTGCTATGCCGGCCGCCGATCGATAAACCATTTCGCCCGCCGGCCAGCTCGATGATCTCGGGCACCCAGTTGGCAGCCAGCATCAACGGCTCGGTCCATTCGATGCACACGACGCGCGGCCGCGCGGCCTCGGCCAATCCGGCCGTTTGGCGGCGGATCATGTCGATCCGAGATTCGAGTTCGGCGAGGCAGCGATCGGCCGCGGCACTTGACCCGGCCGCTTCACCGACGCGCCGCAAATCGTTCAGCACATCGTCCAATCCTTGGGGATTCAGCGCGACGACGCGGCAATCGGCCAATCGCGGATCGCTCGCCACCGCGGAAAGCACATCCTCGTAACTGACCGCGCAAACGTCGCACTGCTGCTGCGTGACGATCAGATCGGGCTTCAAACGGCCGAGCAATTCAACGTCCAAGCCATACAGCGGCCTGGCCGCGGCCGCCAATTCGCGCACCTGCGAATCGATGGCCGCACTCGATGCCGAAGCCGCGATGTGCGACATCGTCACTCGCGGCAATTGGCTTACCGCCGGGGGCCAATCGCATTCATGGCTCACCGCCACGACGCGTTCTCCCAGCCCGAGGACGAATAACATTTCGGTCGCGGCGGACAGCAGCGAAGCAATGCGACAGGCCATGCGAGAGCCACGAAGGATGAAGAGATTTAATCACGAAAGGCGGGAAAACACGCGCAAAAATCTGCCATTGCAAACACTAGTTCGAAGCGTAAGCGAGGATGCGCCGCGAAAGAGCACGGACTTGCTCTGTAGAAAACCTGGCGCGATTGTACCCCTCACGAAATCCATGCCATCCAACAGCCCACGATTTTGGCGTTTGTTGCACGCGAAGTGGGTACAGTCATAGTGCGCCGGACGAGGAGTTTTCTACAAAGCAGCACGGACTCCGAATTCGGCTTT
Coding sequences within:
- a CDS encoding 4a-hydroxytetrahydrobiopterin dehydratase; this translates as MQTQTDSQLVAKKCVPCEGGVPKYSWAEAEEQLKSLDGWHLTHDGQRVRKDWLVKNFMAGMDFFNAVARLAEDEQHHPDLHLEGYRNAWIEIWTHAIGGLSENDFILAAKIDRLPVTLKGG
- a CDS encoding cobalamin-binding protein — protein: MACRIASLLSAATEMLFVLGLGERVVAVSHECDWPPAVSQLPRVTMSHIAASASSAAIDSQVRELAAAARPLYGLDVELLGRLKPDLIVTQQQCDVCAVSYEDVLSAVASDPRLADCRVVALNPQGLDDVLNDLRRVGEAAGSSAAADRCLAELESRIDMIRRQTAGLAEAARPRVVCIEWTEPLMLAANWVPEIIELAGGRNGLSIGGRHSTYHAWPDVLAYDPQVILISPCGFELNRTLDEARALTRISGWQGMTAVRNGRVFAVDGNAYLNRSGPRLVDSLEVVAHLLHPDQFAAPPQAVGGWSPML